From a single Plutella xylostella chromosome 5, ilPluXylo3.1, whole genome shotgun sequence genomic region:
- the LOC119690298 gene encoding uncharacterized protein LOC119690298 isoform X4 — MAVPSLFTAEEISSGKPKYENFHSMHAKWDHDYAKKIPLNAPLETTKRHLSGSEHGNDTNGSCGSNSQRELDNFNISAATDISGTIPDDITTAECTVRIPEVISPSCSRRSNVTLETKTARKRLIKSVQQLTPRCKKMYQKCSTILKSRRRIVQSYQERIEKAEKLNQNKSFSELVEKLTPQAKTFLKMQVTLANKHIKRRRFTTEQKLLALSLQKQSPKGYKLLHKIFILPSRRTLRKFTHHISLAPGINENIFTQLKESVRNWDDKKKCCSIVFDEVALTPHLTFLESEDRIDGFVNFGAEVERKLCDHALVFMVRGICTSWRQPIAYYLCEGTTPTIKLKNILKEVVTAVSQTGLLPKALVCDQGSTFQSCMNSMRADTRRCQLLRNDPPNNKVEIDGHALNIIFDPPHLIKGIRNNFLNKDMMFKGNIARWSDIVEVYKNDCHVGEIRMLHKLTDEHVIPDKIRKMKVKNCTQVLSERTAAMLLFTSNYGTHADGSLVSLTMKNTAEAVLFFDRVFDSVNGSRGGSAPGKMRGPVKEINGECKHLDFWKESIRVLQDLYYVDTNVGDRKRVPSVKNWITTLESFINLWVELKDMGVSFFYTRNLNQDPLENFFGRIRALNYRNVNPDPYSFICSFKSLLVTDVLGPHSPNSNCEEDMGEAIFNKGLMFEVHGAPASLPVAGPSREPRASPSPSLLQQAREETQNVRSSAFTAGFVSRQLIKKIPCTDCRKTMLTTEITDVHDWVTQRERRLLKGRNLKYPNTKFIILFRKLVTCINQYLEYHSHQKSVVKYIKVEFLKSADVSWLGCSQHCRELLDMFVSLVCRVQIHNWCNCINKIMKGSFLGKMSSSSMTPMQEIAFKKYTTLRVKK, encoded by the exons ATGGctgtaccatctttatttacagCTGAGGAAATTTCATCTGGCAAGccaaaatatgaaa atttcCACTCCATGCATGCTAAATGGGATCACGattatgcaaagaaaatacctcTCAATGCACCTCTGGAAACTACCAAAAGGCATCTGTCAGGATCAGAAC ATGGTAACGACACTAATGGCTCGTGTGGTTCTAACTCGCAGAGAGAGttagataattttaacatATCCGCAGCAACAGACA tttcagggACCATTCCTGATGATATTACGACCGCAGAATGTACTGTTCGTATTCCGGAAGTCATATCTCCTAGCTGTTCAAGAAGGTCCAATGTGACATTAG AAACCAAGACGGCAAGGAAAAGACTTATAAAAAGTGTACAACAATTAACCCCCAGATGCAAGAAAATGTACCAAAAATGCTCGACTATACTGAAATCCCGTCGCCGTATAGTTCAGTCATACCAGGAGCGAATAGAAAAAGCTGAAAAACTAAATCAGAACAAATCTTTTTCTGAGCTTGTAGAGAAACTGACTCCTCAAGCCAAGACATTCCTTAAAATGCAGGTCACGCTCGCCAATAAACACATAAAAAGACGGAGGTTCACAACTGAACAGAAACTCTTGGCTCTATCACTCCAAAAGCAAAGTCCGAAAGGATATAAATTGCTGCACAAGATATTTATCTTGCCTAGCAGGCGCACTCTAAGAAAATTTACTCATCATATTTCTCTTGCACCGGGAATAAATGAAAACATATTTACACAACTAAAGGAGTCAGTTCGGAATTGGGATGACAAAAAAAAGTGCTGTTCCATTGTGTTTGATGAAGTGGCGTTGACACCTCATTTGACATTCTTAGAATCTGAAGATCGCATTGACGGTTTTGTGAATTTTGGTGCCGAAGTGGAAAGGAAACTATGCGATCATGCCCTTGTTTTTATGGTTCGAGGTATATGCACTTCATGGAGACAGCCCATAGcttattatttatgtgaagGAACAACTCCAACTATTAAGttgaaaaacattttaaag GAAGTAGTAACTGCTGTCTCTCAAACGGGACTTCTTCCAAAAGCGCTAGTATGCGACCAAGGGTCGACGTTTCAATCCTGCATGAACAGTATGCGAGCAGATACTCGCAGATGTCAATTGCTCCGTAATGATCCCCCAA ATAACAAAGTGGAGATTGATGGTCATGCGCTGAACATAATTTTCGACCCTCCGCACCTCATTAAAGGGATACggaataactttttaaacaaagatatGATGTTTAAAGGAAATATAGCTAGATGGAGTGACATTGTCGAAGTGTATAAAAATGACTGCCACGTAGGAGAAATTAGAATGCTTCATAAATTAACAGATGAACATGTCATCCCAGATAAAATAAGGAAAATGAAAGTTAAAAACTGTACACAAGTCCTGAGCGAGCGAACCGCTGCAATGCTCTTGTTTACATCCAATTATG GCACGCATGCAGATGGTTCGTTGGTTAGTTTAACCATGAAGAATACTGCGGAAGCAGTCCTATTTTTTGATCGAGTATTTGACAGCGTGAACgg GTCCCGTGGTGGCTCGGCTCCCGGCAAGATGCGAGGACCggttaaagaaataaatggaGAGTGCAAACATCTGGACTTTTGGAAGGAGAGTATTAGAGTTTTGCAGGATCTATACTATGTAGATACTAATGTTGGTGATCGAAAAAGGGTACCCAGTGTAAAAAACTGGATAACAACATTAgaaagttttataaatttgtgGGTTGAGCTTAAAGATATGGGTGTAAGCTTTTTTTACACTCGTAATTTAAATCAGGACCCGTTAGAGAATTTTTTTGGCCGAATACGCGCACTTAATTATAGGAATGTTAATCCTGACCCTTATTCGTTCATCTGCTCCTTTAAGTCTCTGTTAGTGACTGATGTCCTCGGCCCACATTCTCCGAACTCTAATTGCGAGGAGGATATGGGGGAGGCTATCTTTAATAAGGGATTAATGTTCGAAGTCCATGGTGCTCCAGCTAGTTTGCCTGTTGCAGGCCCTTCCCGTGAGCCGCGAGCATCTCCGTCGCCGTCGCTGCTGCAGCAGGCGCGCGAGGAGACGCAGAACGTCCGCTCTTCTGCCTTCACTGCCGGATTTGTATCACGCCAACTTATTAAAAAGATACCTTGCACTGATTGTCGAAAAACAATGTTGACTACCGAAATTACTGATGTACATGACTGGGTTACACAAAGAGAGCGTAGGCTTTTAAAGGGAAGAAACTTAAAGTATCCAAATACtaaatttatcattttgtTCCGGAAATTAGTAACTTGCATTAATCAATATTTAGAATATCATAGTCACCAAAAGAGtgtagtaaaatatattaaagtaGAATTTCTAAAATCAGCAGATGTAAGCTGGTTGGGATGTAGTCAGCATTGTCGAGAACTACTAGATATGTTTGTCAGTCTGGTGTGCCGAGTTCAAATTCACAATTGGTGCAAttgtatcaataaaattatgaaagggTCATTTTTAGGCAaaatgtcatcatcatctatGACCCCTATGCAAGAAattgcatttaaaaaatatactacgtTAAGAGTTAAAAAGTAG
- the LOC119690298 gene encoding uncharacterized protein LOC119690298 isoform X2: protein MIRIRKCVVDGCKSDVGSKTSRWPHDPRVSDVWLDTLKPYCSGLMGLPRYRLREKVVCLKHFEPKSFTRGRRHYMAVPSLFTAEEISSGKPKYENFHSMHAKWDHDYAKKIPLNAPLETTKRHLSGSEHGNDTNGSCGSNSQRELDNFNISAATDISGTIPDDITTAECTVRIPEVISPSCSRRSNVTLETKTARKRLIKSVQQLTPRCKKMYQKCSTILKSRRRIVQSYQERIEKAEKLNQNKSFSELVEKLTPQAKTFLKMQVTLANKHIKRRRFTTEQKLLALSLQKQSPKGYKLLHKIFILPSRRTLRKFTHHISLAPGINENIFTQLKESVRNWDDKKKCCSIVFDEVALTPHLTFLESEDRIDGFVNFGAEVERKLCDHALVFMVRGICTSWRQPIAYYLCEGTTPTIKLKNILKEVVTAVSQTGLLPKALVCDQGSTFQSCMNSMRADTRRCQLLRNDPPNNKVEIDGHALNIIFDPPHLIKGIRNNFLNKDMMFKGNIARWSDIVEVYKNDCHVGEIRMLHKLTDEHVIPDKIRKMKVKNCTQVLSERTAAMLLFTSNYGTHADGSLVSLTMKNTAEAVLFFDRVFDSVNGSRGGSAPGKMRGPVKEINGECKHLDFWKESIRVLQDLYYVDTNVGDRKRVPSVKNWITTLESFINLWVELKDMGVSFFYTRNLNQDPLENFFGRIRALNYRNVNPDPYSFICSFKSLLVTDVLGPHSPNSNCEEDMGEAIFNKGLMFEVHGAPASLPVAGPSREPRASPSPSLLQQAREETQNVRSSAFTAGFVSRQLIKKIPCTDCRKTMLTTEITDVHDWVTQRERRLLKGRNLKYPNTKFIILFRKLVTCINQYLEYHSHQKSVVKYIKVEFLKSADVSWLGCSQHCRELLDMFVSLVCRVQIHNWCNCINKIMKGSFLGKMSSSSMTPMQEIAFKKYTTLRVKK, encoded by the exons ATGATTCGGATTCGCAAGTGCGTCGTAGATGGCTGCAAATCTGATGTGGGATCTAAAACCTCCCGGTGGCCGCATGACCCTCGAGTTTCAGATGTTTGGTTGGACACTCTCAAACCATATTGTTCCGGGTTGATGGGCCTACCTAGATATCGTCTCAGGGAAAAAGTT GTGTGTTTGAAGCATTTTGAACCCAAAAGTTTCACAAGAGGAAGGAGGCACTACATGGctgtaccatctttatttacagCTGAGGAAATTTCATCTGGCAAGccaaaatatgaaa atttcCACTCCATGCATGCTAAATGGGATCACGattatgcaaagaaaatacctcTCAATGCACCTCTGGAAACTACCAAAAGGCATCTGTCAGGATCAGAAC ATGGTAACGACACTAATGGCTCGTGTGGTTCTAACTCGCAGAGAGAGttagataattttaacatATCCGCAGCAACAGACA tttcagggACCATTCCTGATGATATTACGACCGCAGAATGTACTGTTCGTATTCCGGAAGTCATATCTCCTAGCTGTTCAAGAAGGTCCAATGTGACATTAG AAACCAAGACGGCAAGGAAAAGACTTATAAAAAGTGTACAACAATTAACCCCCAGATGCAAGAAAATGTACCAAAAATGCTCGACTATACTGAAATCCCGTCGCCGTATAGTTCAGTCATACCAGGAGCGAATAGAAAAAGCTGAAAAACTAAATCAGAACAAATCTTTTTCTGAGCTTGTAGAGAAACTGACTCCTCAAGCCAAGACATTCCTTAAAATGCAGGTCACGCTCGCCAATAAACACATAAAAAGACGGAGGTTCACAACTGAACAGAAACTCTTGGCTCTATCACTCCAAAAGCAAAGTCCGAAAGGATATAAATTGCTGCACAAGATATTTATCTTGCCTAGCAGGCGCACTCTAAGAAAATTTACTCATCATATTTCTCTTGCACCGGGAATAAATGAAAACATATTTACACAACTAAAGGAGTCAGTTCGGAATTGGGATGACAAAAAAAAGTGCTGTTCCATTGTGTTTGATGAAGTGGCGTTGACACCTCATTTGACATTCTTAGAATCTGAAGATCGCATTGACGGTTTTGTGAATTTTGGTGCCGAAGTGGAAAGGAAACTATGCGATCATGCCCTTGTTTTTATGGTTCGAGGTATATGCACTTCATGGAGACAGCCCATAGcttattatttatgtgaagGAACAACTCCAACTATTAAGttgaaaaacattttaaag GAAGTAGTAACTGCTGTCTCTCAAACGGGACTTCTTCCAAAAGCGCTAGTATGCGACCAAGGGTCGACGTTTCAATCCTGCATGAACAGTATGCGAGCAGATACTCGCAGATGTCAATTGCTCCGTAATGATCCCCCAA ATAACAAAGTGGAGATTGATGGTCATGCGCTGAACATAATTTTCGACCCTCCGCACCTCATTAAAGGGATACggaataactttttaaacaaagatatGATGTTTAAAGGAAATATAGCTAGATGGAGTGACATTGTCGAAGTGTATAAAAATGACTGCCACGTAGGAGAAATTAGAATGCTTCATAAATTAACAGATGAACATGTCATCCCAGATAAAATAAGGAAAATGAAAGTTAAAAACTGTACACAAGTCCTGAGCGAGCGAACCGCTGCAATGCTCTTGTTTACATCCAATTATG GCACGCATGCAGATGGTTCGTTGGTTAGTTTAACCATGAAGAATACTGCGGAAGCAGTCCTATTTTTTGATCGAGTATTTGACAGCGTGAACgg GTCCCGTGGTGGCTCGGCTCCCGGCAAGATGCGAGGACCggttaaagaaataaatggaGAGTGCAAACATCTGGACTTTTGGAAGGAGAGTATTAGAGTTTTGCAGGATCTATACTATGTAGATACTAATGTTGGTGATCGAAAAAGGGTACCCAGTGTAAAAAACTGGATAACAACATTAgaaagttttataaatttgtgGGTTGAGCTTAAAGATATGGGTGTAAGCTTTTTTTACACTCGTAATTTAAATCAGGACCCGTTAGAGAATTTTTTTGGCCGAATACGCGCACTTAATTATAGGAATGTTAATCCTGACCCTTATTCGTTCATCTGCTCCTTTAAGTCTCTGTTAGTGACTGATGTCCTCGGCCCACATTCTCCGAACTCTAATTGCGAGGAGGATATGGGGGAGGCTATCTTTAATAAGGGATTAATGTTCGAAGTCCATGGTGCTCCAGCTAGTTTGCCTGTTGCAGGCCCTTCCCGTGAGCCGCGAGCATCTCCGTCGCCGTCGCTGCTGCAGCAGGCGCGCGAGGAGACGCAGAACGTCCGCTCTTCTGCCTTCACTGCCGGATTTGTATCACGCCAACTTATTAAAAAGATACCTTGCACTGATTGTCGAAAAACAATGTTGACTACCGAAATTACTGATGTACATGACTGGGTTACACAAAGAGAGCGTAGGCTTTTAAAGGGAAGAAACTTAAAGTATCCAAATACtaaatttatcattttgtTCCGGAAATTAGTAACTTGCATTAATCAATATTTAGAATATCATAGTCACCAAAAGAGtgtagtaaaatatattaaagtaGAATTTCTAAAATCAGCAGATGTAAGCTGGTTGGGATGTAGTCAGCATTGTCGAGAACTACTAGATATGTTTGTCAGTCTGGTGTGCCGAGTTCAAATTCACAATTGGTGCAAttgtatcaataaaattatgaaagggTCATTTTTAGGCAaaatgtcatcatcatctatGACCCCTATGCAAGAAattgcatttaaaaaatatactacgtTAAGAGTTAAAAAGTAG
- the LOC119690298 gene encoding uncharacterized protein LOC119690298 isoform X1, with product MIRIRKCVVDGCKSDVGSKTSRWPHDPRVSDVWLDTLKPYCSGLMGLPRYRLREKVVCLKHFEPKSFTRGRRHYMAVPSLFTAEEISSGKPKYENFHSMHAKWDHDYAKKIPLNAPLETTKRHLSGSELEDIIKVLNTVNLEHSYALPPNKKKKFNTDGNDTNGSCGSNSQRELDNFNISAATDISGTIPDDITTAECTVRIPEVISPSCSRRSNVTLETKTARKRLIKSVQQLTPRCKKMYQKCSTILKSRRRIVQSYQERIEKAEKLNQNKSFSELVEKLTPQAKTFLKMQVTLANKHIKRRRFTTEQKLLALSLQKQSPKGYKLLHKIFILPSRRTLRKFTHHISLAPGINENIFTQLKESVRNWDDKKKCCSIVFDEVALTPHLTFLESEDRIDGFVNFGAEVERKLCDHALVFMVRGICTSWRQPIAYYLCEGTTPTIKLKNILKEVVTAVSQTGLLPKALVCDQGSTFQSCMNSMRADTRRCQLLRNDPPNNKVEIDGHALNIIFDPPHLIKGIRNNFLNKDMMFKGNIARWSDIVEVYKNDCHVGEIRMLHKLTDEHVIPDKIRKMKVKNCTQVLSERTAAMLLFTSNYGTHADGSLVSLTMKNTAEAVLFFDRVFDSVNGSRGGSAPGKMRGPVKEINGECKHLDFWKESIRVLQDLYYVDTNVGDRKRVPSVKNWITTLESFINLWVELKDMGVSFFYTRNLNQDPLENFFGRIRALNYRNVNPDPYSFICSFKSLLVTDVLGPHSPNSNCEEDMGEAIFNKGLMFEVHGAPASLPVAGPSREPRASPSPSLLQQAREETQNVRSSAFTAGFVSRQLIKKIPCTDCRKTMLTTEITDVHDWVTQRERRLLKGRNLKYPNTKFIILFRKLVTCINQYLEYHSHQKSVVKYIKVEFLKSADVSWLGCSQHCRELLDMFVSLVCRVQIHNWCNCINKIMKGSFLGKMSSSSMTPMQEIAFKKYTTLRVKK from the exons ATGATTCGGATTCGCAAGTGCGTCGTAGATGGCTGCAAATCTGATGTGGGATCTAAAACCTCCCGGTGGCCGCATGACCCTCGAGTTTCAGATGTTTGGTTGGACACTCTCAAACCATATTGTTCCGGGTTGATGGGCCTACCTAGATATCGTCTCAGGGAAAAAGTT GTGTGTTTGAAGCATTTTGAACCCAAAAGTTTCACAAGAGGAAGGAGGCACTACATGGctgtaccatctttatttacagCTGAGGAAATTTCATCTGGCAAGccaaaatatgaaa atttcCACTCCATGCATGCTAAATGGGATCACGattatgcaaagaaaatacctcTCAATGCACCTCTGGAAACTACCAAAAGGCATCTGTCAGGATCAGAAC TGGAAGACATTATAAAAGTGTTAAATACAGTGAACCTTGAGCATTCATATGCACTGCCAcccaataaaaaaaagaagttTAATACTG ATGGTAACGACACTAATGGCTCGTGTGGTTCTAACTCGCAGAGAGAGttagataattttaacatATCCGCAGCAACAGACA tttcagggACCATTCCTGATGATATTACGACCGCAGAATGTACTGTTCGTATTCCGGAAGTCATATCTCCTAGCTGTTCAAGAAGGTCCAATGTGACATTAG AAACCAAGACGGCAAGGAAAAGACTTATAAAAAGTGTACAACAATTAACCCCCAGATGCAAGAAAATGTACCAAAAATGCTCGACTATACTGAAATCCCGTCGCCGTATAGTTCAGTCATACCAGGAGCGAATAGAAAAAGCTGAAAAACTAAATCAGAACAAATCTTTTTCTGAGCTTGTAGAGAAACTGACTCCTCAAGCCAAGACATTCCTTAAAATGCAGGTCACGCTCGCCAATAAACACATAAAAAGACGGAGGTTCACAACTGAACAGAAACTCTTGGCTCTATCACTCCAAAAGCAAAGTCCGAAAGGATATAAATTGCTGCACAAGATATTTATCTTGCCTAGCAGGCGCACTCTAAGAAAATTTACTCATCATATTTCTCTTGCACCGGGAATAAATGAAAACATATTTACACAACTAAAGGAGTCAGTTCGGAATTGGGATGACAAAAAAAAGTGCTGTTCCATTGTGTTTGATGAAGTGGCGTTGACACCTCATTTGACATTCTTAGAATCTGAAGATCGCATTGACGGTTTTGTGAATTTTGGTGCCGAAGTGGAAAGGAAACTATGCGATCATGCCCTTGTTTTTATGGTTCGAGGTATATGCACTTCATGGAGACAGCCCATAGcttattatttatgtgaagGAACAACTCCAACTATTAAGttgaaaaacattttaaag GAAGTAGTAACTGCTGTCTCTCAAACGGGACTTCTTCCAAAAGCGCTAGTATGCGACCAAGGGTCGACGTTTCAATCCTGCATGAACAGTATGCGAGCAGATACTCGCAGATGTCAATTGCTCCGTAATGATCCCCCAA ATAACAAAGTGGAGATTGATGGTCATGCGCTGAACATAATTTTCGACCCTCCGCACCTCATTAAAGGGATACggaataactttttaaacaaagatatGATGTTTAAAGGAAATATAGCTAGATGGAGTGACATTGTCGAAGTGTATAAAAATGACTGCCACGTAGGAGAAATTAGAATGCTTCATAAATTAACAGATGAACATGTCATCCCAGATAAAATAAGGAAAATGAAAGTTAAAAACTGTACACAAGTCCTGAGCGAGCGAACCGCTGCAATGCTCTTGTTTACATCCAATTATG GCACGCATGCAGATGGTTCGTTGGTTAGTTTAACCATGAAGAATACTGCGGAAGCAGTCCTATTTTTTGATCGAGTATTTGACAGCGTGAACgg GTCCCGTGGTGGCTCGGCTCCCGGCAAGATGCGAGGACCggttaaagaaataaatggaGAGTGCAAACATCTGGACTTTTGGAAGGAGAGTATTAGAGTTTTGCAGGATCTATACTATGTAGATACTAATGTTGGTGATCGAAAAAGGGTACCCAGTGTAAAAAACTGGATAACAACATTAgaaagttttataaatttgtgGGTTGAGCTTAAAGATATGGGTGTAAGCTTTTTTTACACTCGTAATTTAAATCAGGACCCGTTAGAGAATTTTTTTGGCCGAATACGCGCACTTAATTATAGGAATGTTAATCCTGACCCTTATTCGTTCATCTGCTCCTTTAAGTCTCTGTTAGTGACTGATGTCCTCGGCCCACATTCTCCGAACTCTAATTGCGAGGAGGATATGGGGGAGGCTATCTTTAATAAGGGATTAATGTTCGAAGTCCATGGTGCTCCAGCTAGTTTGCCTGTTGCAGGCCCTTCCCGTGAGCCGCGAGCATCTCCGTCGCCGTCGCTGCTGCAGCAGGCGCGCGAGGAGACGCAGAACGTCCGCTCTTCTGCCTTCACTGCCGGATTTGTATCACGCCAACTTATTAAAAAGATACCTTGCACTGATTGTCGAAAAACAATGTTGACTACCGAAATTACTGATGTACATGACTGGGTTACACAAAGAGAGCGTAGGCTTTTAAAGGGAAGAAACTTAAAGTATCCAAATACtaaatttatcattttgtTCCGGAAATTAGTAACTTGCATTAATCAATATTTAGAATATCATAGTCACCAAAAGAGtgtagtaaaatatattaaagtaGAATTTCTAAAATCAGCAGATGTAAGCTGGTTGGGATGTAGTCAGCATTGTCGAGAACTACTAGATATGTTTGTCAGTCTGGTGTGCCGAGTTCAAATTCACAATTGGTGCAAttgtatcaataaaattatgaaagggTCATTTTTAGGCAaaatgtcatcatcatctatGACCCCTATGCAAGAAattgcatttaaaaaatatactacgtTAAGAGTTAAAAAGTAG